The following proteins come from a genomic window of Alosa sapidissima isolate fAloSap1 chromosome 22, fAloSap1.pri, whole genome shotgun sequence:
- the lamtor4 gene encoding ragulator complex protein LAMTOR4 produces MTTALTQGLERIPDQIGYLVISEDGVLASSGELENDEHTAGVIMQMVRTACRFRLHGTPEPPFKRMSVMFEDYVYAVTVSGQKVFVVKRQNNQREPVTV; encoded by the exons ATG acAACTGCTTTGACGCAAGGTCTTGAGAGAATACCGGATCAAATTGGATATCTAGTCATCAGCGAGGATGGAGTATTAGCT TCCTCGGGTGAACTCGAGAATGATGAACATACAGCAGGAGTCATCATGCAAATGGTGCGAACTGCCTGCCGTTTTCGACTCCATGGAACACCTGAGCCTCCATTCAAACGCATGTCAG TGATGTTTGAGGACTATGTCTATGCAGTAACAGTCTCCGGACAGAAAGTGTTTGTGgtaaaaagacaaaacaacCAGAGAGAACCTGTGACTGTGTAG
- the atp6v1f gene encoding V-type proton ATPase subunit F, with translation MAGRGKLIAVIGDEDTCTGFLLGGIGELNKNRKPNFLVVEKDTSITEIEETFKSFLARNDIGIILINQFVAEMIRHAIDGHMESIPAVLEIPSKEHPYDASKDSILRRAKGMFSAEDFR, from the exons ATGGCTGGTCGAGGGAAATTAATCGCTGTTATTGGCGACGAAGATACATGTACTGGGTTTCTACTTGGTGGCATTGGTGAACTTAACAAAAACCGAAAGCCTAATTTCTTGGTTGTCGAGAAGGACACCAGTATCACTGAGATAGAGGAAACGTTCAA GAGTTTCCTTGCTCGGAATGACATTGGAATTATTCTCATCAATCAATTTGTTGCGGAGATGATTCGTCACGCCATAGATGGCCACATGGAATCCATCCCGGCTGTTCTGGAGATACCTTCTAAAGAGCATCCTTATGATGCTTCCAAGGATTCCATCCTGCGCCGAGCCAAGGGAATGTTCTCTGCTGAGGACTTCCGATAA